Proteins encoded by one window of Halomonas chromatireducens:
- a CDS encoding c-type cytochrome has protein sequence MKRVFSIASLPLVSLLLVGLPLTAQAEETFSDAQLEVMAGGCASCHGTDGRLASSVPSIAGRPAEVLTSRLLDFKHEQVDEVTVMDRIAKGFTDAELEALARHFAAIDLETDNELEE, from the coding sequence ATGAAACGGGTTTTCTCTATTGCGTCCTTGCCACTGGTGAGCCTGCTGTTGGTAGGCCTCCCCCTGACCGCCCAGGCCGAAGAGACATTCTCCGACGCCCAGCTCGAGGTGATGGCCGGCGGTTGCGCCAGCTGCCATGGCACCGATGGCCGACTGGCGAGCAGCGTACCATCGATTGCCGGACGTCCCGCCGAGGTCCTGACCTCACGGCTGCTCGACTTCAAGCACGAGCAAGTCGATGAGGTCACGGTAATGGACCGGATCGCCAAGGGTTTCACGGATGCCGAGCTTGAGGCTCTCGCTCGACACTTTGCCGCCATCGATTTGGAAACCGATAACGAGCTGGAAGAATGA
- a CDS encoding NAD(P)/FAD-dependent oxidoreductase produces MNHRHNRSGLTRRQLIKGIGAASLLPLMGSAPFAIGGQNAGRVLVVGGGFGGATAAKYLKRANPAIEVILIEPNETFYTCPFSNLHLGGLRQMDAIAHGYAELEDRYGVRVIHATAEDVDADAHQVTLSTGRKLDYDRLVLSPGIDMRWNALEGYDEEAAEKAPHAWKAGTQTELLRSQLEAMDDGGTFVMVAPANPFRCPPGPYERASLVANYLAQYKPKSKVLILDAKDNFSKQGLFTAGWERLYGDRIEWVGLSNDGRVTRVDADRLEVETEFGTVHRADVLNVIPPQKAGWIAERAGVTDDSGWVPVKAETFESRQVADIYVVGDATVAAPMPKSGFCANGQAKVVAAAIAASLESRPAPEAYWTNTCYSLVGPEYGISVAGVYRVQDGVIAEVEGAGGLSPADASDATRALEAEYAVGWYNAICQDTWGTPLGGRAT; encoded by the coding sequence ATGAATCATCGCCACAACCGTAGCGGCCTGACCCGCCGTCAGCTGATCAAGGGTATCGGTGCCGCATCCCTGCTGCCACTGATGGGCAGCGCTCCCTTCGCCATCGGCGGGCAGAACGCCGGGCGCGTCCTGGTAGTCGGCGGGGGCTTCGGCGGCGCCACGGCCGCCAAGTATCTCAAGCGGGCCAACCCGGCCATCGAAGTGATCCTGATAGAACCGAACGAAACCTTCTATACCTGCCCGTTCAGCAACCTGCATCTGGGCGGGCTGCGGCAGATGGACGCCATCGCCCATGGCTACGCGGAGCTGGAAGACCGTTACGGTGTGCGCGTGATCCATGCCACGGCCGAGGACGTGGACGCCGACGCCCACCAGGTCACCCTTTCGACCGGACGCAAGCTCGACTACGATCGCCTCGTCCTCTCCCCCGGCATCGACATGCGCTGGAATGCCCTGGAAGGCTACGACGAGGAGGCCGCCGAGAAAGCCCCCCACGCCTGGAAAGCCGGCACCCAGACCGAGCTGCTGCGCAGTCAGCTCGAGGCCATGGACGATGGCGGCACCTTTGTCATGGTGGCGCCGGCCAACCCCTTCCGCTGCCCGCCCGGCCCCTATGAACGTGCCAGTCTGGTGGCCAACTATCTGGCACAGTACAAGCCGAAGTCAAAGGTACTGATCCTCGACGCCAAGGATAACTTCTCCAAGCAGGGGCTGTTCACCGCCGGCTGGGAGCGACTCTACGGCGACCGCATCGAGTGGGTGGGGCTATCGAATGACGGCCGGGTAACCCGGGTCGATGCCGACAGGCTCGAGGTCGAGACCGAGTTCGGCACCGTGCATCGCGCCGATGTACTCAATGTGATCCCGCCGCAGAAAGCCGGCTGGATCGCCGAGCGTGCCGGAGTCACCGACGACTCCGGCTGGGTGCCGGTAAAGGCCGAGACCTTCGAGTCGCGCCAGGTCGCTGACATTTATGTGGTTGGCGATGCCACGGTGGCGGCGCCGATGCCCAAGTCGGGTTTCTGTGCCAACGGCCAGGCCAAGGTCGTGGCAGCTGCCATTGCCGCGTCCCTGGAGTCGCGCCCGGCACCTGAGGCCTACTGGACCAATACCTGCTACAGCCTGGTGGGGCCGGAGTACGGCATCTCGGTGGCCGGTGTCTACCGGGTACAGGATGGGGTGATCGCTGAAGTGGAGGGTGCCGGTGGCCTGAGCCCGGCCGATGCTTCCGACGCCACCCGCGCCCTGGAAGCAGAGTATGCCGTGGGATGGTACAACGCCATCTGCCAGGACACCTGGGGCACTCCCCTCGGAGGCAGGGCTACCTGA
- a CDS encoding undecaprenyl-diphosphate phosphatase translates to MDWLQVAILALVQGLTEFLPISSSAHLVLVPVLTQWEDQGLAFDVALHIGSLAAVVGYFRHDLLRMGQSLMSYARGRGMDADGRLAGWVMLATFPVGLAALIFKTPIETVMRSPLVIGMSLIGFGLLLGYADWKRRAGRSEYQLTLKDALLIGGAQALALIPGTSRSGITITAALLLGMSREGAARFSFLMSIPVIVLAGGLEIFGLIQDPEPIAVSALLVGAVISGISAYVCIHYFLAFIKRIGMQPFVVYRVILGLWLLWIFW, encoded by the coding sequence ATGGATTGGCTTCAGGTTGCGATACTTGCCCTCGTTCAGGGATTGACCGAGTTCCTGCCGATCTCCAGCTCCGCCCACCTGGTGCTGGTACCCGTGCTGACCCAGTGGGAGGATCAGGGGCTGGCCTTCGATGTGGCCCTGCACATCGGTAGCCTGGCGGCGGTGGTGGGCTATTTCCGCCATGATCTGTTACGTATGGGCCAGAGCCTGATGAGCTACGCTCGCGGCCGTGGCATGGATGCGGATGGGCGCCTGGCAGGCTGGGTGATGCTGGCTACCTTCCCCGTCGGGCTTGCCGCCCTGATTTTCAAGACCCCCATCGAAACCGTGATGCGTTCCCCGCTGGTGATCGGCATGAGCCTGATCGGCTTCGGTCTCCTGTTGGGTTATGCTGACTGGAAGCGCCGTGCGGGGCGAAGTGAGTACCAACTCACACTGAAGGATGCACTCCTGATAGGCGGGGCCCAGGCGCTGGCGCTGATTCCCGGCACCTCGCGCTCGGGTATCACCATTACCGCAGCCCTGCTGCTGGGAATGAGCCGGGAGGGTGCGGCACGTTTCTCCTTTCTGATGTCGATTCCGGTTATCGTGCTGGCCGGTGGTCTCGAGATATTCGGACTGATCCAGGATCCCGAACCCATTGCGGTTTCTGCTTTGCTGGTGGGAGCGGTAATATCCGGTATCAGCGCCTATGTCTGTATTCATTACTTTCTGGCGTTCATCAAACGGATCGGTATGCAGCCCTTTGTGGTCTATCGCGTCATTCTGGGCCTCTGGCTGCTATGGATCTTCTGGTAG
- a CDS encoding DUF2189 domain-containing protein produces the protein MNATTRSTGQASVPTVKITINPIGMDRPRAWLAAGFEDFRQATAVSLAYGMFWVGLSIAVTLGAVMLDLWHWLLPMAAGFMFLGPLVAVGSYGISRAIEANRTPHLGDAFSAWRPHAGQLAMMGVMMMIFFLAWIRLATLLFALFYGFEAPGPAALYASLLTTPQGLGLILVGTGVGAVLAFGAFSISVVAIPTLMDQELTFMEGIEASVRSVARNFRPMLLWAAILTGCVLVGVLTFYIGLALILPVLGHASWHAYEDLVRCEPVEKVAS, from the coding sequence ATGAATGCAACAACAAGATCCACGGGGCAGGCATCGGTGCCCACGGTGAAGATCACCATCAACCCGATTGGCATGGACAGGCCCAGGGCCTGGCTGGCCGCCGGCTTTGAGGATTTTCGCCAGGCCACGGCGGTAAGTCTTGCCTATGGCATGTTCTGGGTCGGGCTGAGTATCGCCGTGACCCTGGGTGCCGTGATGCTCGATCTGTGGCACTGGTTGCTGCCTATGGCCGCCGGCTTCATGTTCCTCGGACCGCTGGTGGCGGTGGGATCCTATGGTATCAGCCGGGCAATCGAGGCCAATCGCACTCCCCATCTGGGTGACGCCTTCAGCGCCTGGCGGCCCCACGCCGGCCAACTGGCGATGATGGGTGTGATGATGATGATCTTCTTTCTCGCCTGGATTCGTCTGGCCACCTTGCTCTTCGCGCTGTTCTATGGCTTCGAGGCGCCCGGACCCGCGGCGCTCTATGCATCGCTGCTGACCACACCGCAAGGGCTGGGCTTGATCCTGGTTGGTACGGGCGTGGGCGCCGTGCTGGCTTTCGGTGCCTTTAGCATCAGCGTGGTCGCTATCCCCACGTTGATGGATCAGGAATTGACCTTCATGGAAGGCATCGAGGCGAGTGTGCGCTCAGTGGCAAGAAACTTTCGCCCTATGCTGCTGTGGGCCGCGATACTGACCGGCTGCGTGCTGGTCGGGGTGCTGACCTTCTATATCGGCTTGGCCCTGATCCTGCCGGTTCTGGGGCACGCCAGCTGGCATGCCTATGAGGACCTGGTACGTTGTGAACCCGTGGAGAAGGTTGCCAGCTGA